One part of the Pecten maximus chromosome 9, xPecMax1.1, whole genome shotgun sequence genome encodes these proteins:
- the LOC117334771 gene encoding cell surface glycoprotein 1-like translates to MESPGGTLLMKNIAYVWIILRSIGSEDGPYPGSEDDPYPGSEDGPYPGSEDDPCPGSEDGPCPGSEDDPYPGSEDGPCPGSEDGPCPGSEDDPCPGSEDGPCPGSEDDPCPGSEDGPYPGSEDDPYPGSEDDPCPGSEDGPCPGSEDDPCPGSEDGPYPGSEDGPCPGSEDDPCPGSEDGPYPGSEDDPCPGSEDGPYPGSEDDPCPGSEDDPCPGSEDGPCPGSEDGPCPGSEDGPYPGSEDGPCPGSEDDPYPGSEDGPCPVSEDGPYPGSEDDPCPGSEDGPCPGSEDGPCPGSEDGPCPGSEDDPYPGSEDGPYPGSEDGPCPGSEDGPCPGSEDDPYPGSEDGPCHGSEDGPCPGSEDGPCPGSEDDPCPGRVLMLKPQKWPMNSPAGNSRSRGRTVYQQGNSRSRGRTVYQQGNSRSRGRTVHQQGNSRSRGRTVYQQGNSRSRGRTVYQQGNSRSRGRTVHQQGNSRSRGRTVHQQGNSRSRGRTVYQQGNSRSRGRTVHQQGNSRSRGRTVYQQGNSRSRGQSPPAGNSRSRGRTVYQQGNSRSRGRTVHHQGNSRSRGQSPPAGNSRCRRRTVHQQVTSRSRGRTVHQQVTVDLGDVQSTSRVTVDLGDVQFTSRVTVDLGDKVHQQVTVDLGDVKSTSRVTVDLGDVQFTSRVTVDLGDVQFTSRVVITCVQVSDRLYD, encoded by the exons ATGGAAAGTCCGGGCGGGACACTTTTAATGAAAAACATCGCTTATGTTTGGATCATTCTCAGATCTATAG GAAGTGAGGATGGCCCCTATCCTGGAAGTGAGGATGACCCCTATCCTGGAAGTGAGGATGGCCCCTATCCTGGAAGTGAGGATGACCCCTGTCCAGGAAGTGAGGATGGCCCCTGTCCAGGAAGTGAGGATGACCCCTATCCTGGAAGTGAGGATGGCCCCTGTCCTGGAAGTGAGGATGGCCCCTGTCCTGGAAGTGAGGATGACCCCTGTCCTGGAAGTGAGGATGGCCCCTGTCCTGGAAGTGAGGATGACCCCTGTCCTGGAAGTGAGGATGGCCCCTATCCTGGAAGTGAGGATGACCCATATCCTGGAAGTGAGGATGACCCCTGTCCTGGAAGTGAGGATGGCCCCTGTCCTGGAAGTGAGGATGACCCCTGTCCTGGAAGTGAGGATGGCCCATATCCTGGAAGTGAGGATGGCCCCTGTCCTGGAAGTGAGGATGACCCCTGTCCTGGAAGTGAGGATGGCCCCTATCCTGGAAGTGAGGATGACCCCTGTCCTGGAAGTGAGGATGGCCCCTATCCTGGAAGTGAGGATGACCCCTGTCCTGGAAGTGAGGATGACCCCTGTCCTGGAAGTGAGGATGGCCCCTGTCCTGGAAGTGAGGATGGCCCCTGTCCTGGAAGTGAGGATGGCCCCTATCCTGGAAGTGAGGATGGCCCCTGTCCTGGAAGTGAGGATGACCCCTATCCTGGAAGTGAGGATGGCCCCTGTCCTGTAAGTGAGGATGGCCCTTATCCTGGAAGTGAGGATGACCCCTGTCCTGGAAGTGAGGATGGCCCCTGTCCTGGAAGTGAGGATGGCCCCTGTCCTGGAAGTGAGGATGGCCCCTGTCCTGGAAGTGAGGATGACCCCTATCCTGGAAGTGAGGATGGCCCATATCCTGGAAGTGAGGATGGCCCCTGTCCTGGAAGTGAGGATGGCCCCTGTCCTGGAAGTGAGGATGACCCCTATCCTGGAAGTGAGGATGGCCCCTGTCATGGAAGTGAGGATGGCCCCTGTCCTGGAAGTGAGGATGGCCCCTGTCCTGGAAGTGAGGATGACCCCTGTCCTGGAAGGGTGTTAATGTTGAAACCCCAGAAATGGCCAATGAA TTCACCAGCAGGTAACAGTAGatctcggggacgtacagtttACCAGCAGGGTAACAGTAGatctcggggacgtacagtttACCAGCAGGGTAACAGTAGatctcggggacgtacagtccaccagcagggtaacagTAGatctcggggacgtacagtttACCAGCAGGGTAACAGTAGatctcggggacgtacagtttACCAGCAGGGTAACAGTAGatctcggggacgtacagtccaccagcagggtaacagTAGatctcggggacgtacagtccaccagcagggtaacagTAGatctcggggacgtacagtttACCAGCAGGGTAACAGTAGatctcggggacgtacagtccaccagcagggtaacagTAGatctcggggacgtacagtttACCAGCAGGGTAACAGTAGATCTCGGGGACAAAGTCCACCAGCAGGTAACAGTAGatctcggggacgtacagtttACCAGCAGGGTAACAGTAGatctcggggacgtacagttcACCATCAGGGTAACAGTAGATCTCGGGGACAAAGTCCACCAGCAGGTAACAGTAGATGTCGGagacgtacagtccaccagcaggTTACCAGTAGatctcggggacgtacagtccaccagcaggTAACAGTAGatctcggggacgtacagtccaccagcagggtaacagTAGatctcggggacgtacagtttACCAGCAGGGTAACAGTAGATCTCGGGGACAAAGTCCACCAGCAGGTAACAGTAGATCTCGGGGAcgtaaagtccaccagcagggtaacagTAGatctcggggacgtacagtttACCAGCAGGGTAACAGTAGatctcggggacgtacagtttACCAGCAGG